In a genomic window of Quercus lobata isolate SW786 chromosome 4, ValleyOak3.0 Primary Assembly, whole genome shotgun sequence:
- the LOC115985426 gene encoding uncharacterized protein LOC115985426: MVEVKEKVRRKLAGWKGKLLSIGGKEILIKAVAQAVPTYTMSCFLIPKGLCEEIEGMIRNFWWGQRKEEKKIAWVSWEKMCRAKADGGLGFRNFHAFNLAMLAKQGWRLLSNPKSLCAKVYKARYYTNGDILNSKLGCNPSYTWRSIFKGLEVVQKGSRWRVGNGRLIHIWEDKWLPTPTTYKVISPPRPFDDFPMVSALIDVDTKRWKVDTLKSLFLPFEVETILNIPLSYSLLEDKIIWVGNKRGEFLVKVRIVALTVISPSDRDVVLRRRYGVCGAEPLDFSDLALKFLEASNPKDLEILVVAAWAIWHNRNLKVFESDSQGAEQTWDLAISMIYDFKEAEKFCSLGPAACDICWRKPPDGVFKINSDGAAADDGRRSSIGVIIRDFRGQVVAALCRVLPSCFTVDETEGLAIEAGILLAKELDLNQIIIESDSLSTVQRILSKDCSGGFGHIVNGIVSFLDGFMSWQIRHLKRDFNRVAHELARFAHCNNVCQVWRGVSPPVVRKLLHLDGL, translated from the exons atggTAGAAGTGAAGGAAAAGGTCAGAAGAAAATTGGCGGGGTGGAAAGGGAAGTTATTGTCCATTGGAGGAAAGGAGATTCTGATAAAGGCCGTAGCGCAAGCGGTTCCTACCTACACTATGAGTTGCTTCCTAATCCCAAAAGGGCTATGTGAAGAGATAGAAGGGATGATAAGAAATTTCTGGTGGGGGCAAAGgaaagaggagaagaaaattgcTTGGGTAAGCTGGGAGAAAATGTGTAGAGCAAAGGCAGATGGTGGTCTGGGCTTCCGTaacttccatgctttcaatctTGCAATGCTTGCTAAGCAGGGCTGGAGACTCTTGTCAAACCCGAAGTCCCTTTGTGCCAAAGTCTATAAAGCTAGATATTATACAAATGGTGACATTTTGAACTCAAAACTAGGCTGCAACCCTTCATACACATGGAGGAGCATATTTAAAGGCCTTGAAGTGGTTCAGAAAGGTTCCCGTTGGAGAGTTGGCAATGGGAGACTCATTCATATTTGGGAGGACAAGTGGCTTCCCACTCCAACAACCTACAAGGTAATTTCTCCTCCTAGGCCTTTTGATGATTTTCCTATGGTTTCGGCTTTAATTGATGTGGATACCAAAAGATGGAAGGTTGATACTTTGAAATCCTTATTTCTCCCTTTTGAGGTCGAAACAATCCTCAATATTCCGCTAAGCTATAGTCTTCTTGAGGACAAAATAATTTGGGTGGGAAACAAGAGAGGGGAATTTTTAGTGAAAGTGCGTATTGTGGCACTCACTGTGATCAGTCCGTCAGATAGGG ATGTAGTGCTGCGAAGGAGATATGGGGTTTGTGGGGCTGAACCATTGGATTTTTCTGATCTAGCTCTGAAGTTCTTAGAGGCAAGCAATCCTAAAGATCTTGAGATTTTGGTTGTGGCTGCATGGGCCATTTGGCATAATAGAAATTTGAAGGTGTTTGAGTCGGATAGTCAGGGAGCTGAGCAGACTTGGGATTTGGCCATTAGTATGATCTATGATTTCAAAGAGGCTGAAAAATTCTGCTCCCTGGGTCCGGCGGCTTGTGACATTTGCTGGAGAAAGCCGCCTGATGGAGTTTTCAAGATAAACTCTGATGGGGCAGCAGCTGACGATGGGAGGCGATCAAGTATAGGCGTGATTATAAGGGACTTTAGAGGACAGGTTGTTGCAGCCCTTTGCCGTGTCCTTCCTAGCTGCTTCACGGTGGATGAGACTGAGGGTTTGGCAATTGAAGCTGGAATCCTCCTTGCTAAGGAGCTGGACCTTAATCAGATCATTATTGAATCAGATTCTTTGTCTACTGTCCAACGCATTCTGTCCAAGGATTGCAGTGGGGGTTTTGGTCACATTGTCAATGGTATTGTAAGCTTCCTTGATGGCTTTATGAGCTGGCAGATTCGGCACCTGAAGCGGGACTTTAATAGGGTGGCACATGAACTAGCCCGGTTTGCTCACTGTAATAACGTTTGCCAAGTGTGGAGGGGTGTCTCTCCTCCTGTGGTGAGAAAATTGCTGCACTTGGACGGCTTGTAG